A portion of the Leptospira broomii serovar Hurstbridge str. 5399 genome contains these proteins:
- a CDS encoding PilZ domain-containing protein — protein sequence MEKTSSNQIAEAIEKQLPKEEVFTPAYRCQYKIHSLNGSECTIESFLKDISKHGTRIYNPESLPGEERVGSALEMSIYTDVLQYSRKLSGVIRWEKRTDTGWEYGVQFDEPIHLELFRSVHDSLLGIKNKVESNEPKTPHNGSLSIVFQAKEKIQSILPLLTQMESSLNEYEFAVGYNLKEEIYKATYMLLTPIYEFLKIKSNELYHELPPNEIQYNFQYIRQELKDFLFLDPFVKRATLKPLGYAGDFEMMDAIYRNTSEGTNLLGKSLHRCTLNLKSAQAVFHRQNFFYRTILDRLKKTDGRIFVLSVACGPAREVVTLVRNADQSLLDKLSIYLLDQDPRAITEAKHGIRIALLRSKKQLDFHCLNVEIARFSANPRKYVSNSEVDLIYSAGLFDYIKTRTAQKICSHLYSLLNPTGEIFLGNFSADSDEIGIMEVMDWSLIYRTDEELLSFADTISGPKTLGVIDDTLPQKFFYLTKSSPSEN from the coding sequence ATGGAAAAAACGTCGTCTAACCAAATAGCAGAAGCGATTGAAAAACAACTTCCTAAAGAAGAGGTCTTTACTCCGGCTTATCGTTGTCAGTATAAAATACATTCCTTAAACGGAAGCGAATGTACGATCGAATCGTTTCTAAAAGATATATCCAAACACGGCACTCGAATCTATAACCCGGAATCCTTGCCCGGAGAAGAGAGAGTCGGTTCGGCCCTCGAAATGAGCATCTATACCGACGTCCTGCAGTATAGCAGAAAACTAAGCGGAGTGATTCGGTGGGAGAAACGTACGGACACGGGATGGGAATACGGAGTACAATTCGACGAGCCAATCCATTTGGAATTATTTCGTTCCGTTCATGATTCCCTTTTAGGAATCAAAAATAAAGTGGAATCGAACGAACCCAAAACTCCGCATAACGGATCGCTTTCCATCGTATTTCAGGCAAAGGAAAAAATTCAGTCTATACTGCCTCTTCTTACTCAAATGGAATCCAGCCTAAACGAATATGAATTTGCGGTCGGATACAACTTAAAGGAGGAAATCTATAAAGCCACTTATATGCTATTGACTCCGATTTACGAATTTCTAAAGATAAAGTCGAACGAATTGTACCATGAGCTTCCGCCTAACGAGATCCAATATAATTTCCAATATATTCGCCAGGAATTAAAAGACTTTTTATTTTTGGATCCTTTCGTGAAACGAGCTACGCTTAAACCGCTCGGTTATGCGGGAGACTTTGAGATGATGGATGCAATCTATAGAAATACCAGCGAGGGTACGAACTTACTAGGGAAAAGCTTACATAGGTGTACTCTAAATCTCAAATCGGCGCAAGCGGTCTTTCATAGACAAAACTTCTTTTATAGGACGATTCTTGACAGATTAAAGAAAACCGACGGAAGAATTTTCGTTTTATCGGTAGCCTGTGGTCCCGCCCGTGAAGTCGTAACCCTCGTCCGAAACGCGGATCAATCCCTACTTGACAAGCTTAGTATTTATCTACTCGATCAGGATCCGAGGGCCATAACCGAAGCAAAACACGGAATTAGAATCGCGCTACTCAGAAGTAAGAAGCAATTGGACTTCCATTGTTTAAACGTCGAAATCGCGAGATTCTCCGCTAATCCGAGAAAATACGTTTCCAACTCGGAAGTGGATTTGATTTATTCGGCAGGATTATTCGATTATATTAAAACTAGAACCGCTCAAAAAATCTGTTCTCACTTATACTCTCTCTTGAACCCGACCGGAGAAATTTTCTTAGGGAATTTTTCCGCCGACTCGGATGAAATCGGAATCATGGAAGTGATGGATTGGAGCCTAATATACAGAACGGATGAGGAGCTGCTTAGTTTTGCGGATACGATCTCAGGTCCAAAAACCCTAGGAGTAATCGACGACACTCTTCCCCAAAAATTCTTTTACCTTACGAAAAGTTCTCCGAGCGAAAATTGA
- a CDS encoding YbhB/YbcL family Raf kinase inhibitor-like protein produces the protein MRFNIKVAALLFALSASSAFAADLKVSSSSIKEGGVITNAQVFNGFGCSGDNVSPDLQWTGAPKDTKFFAVTVYDPDAPTGSGWWHWVIFNIPADVTSLESKAGNERGTLPKGAIQSRTDFGKPGYGGPCPPAGDKPHKYIFRVIALKDKIPLDQDASGALVGFYINSMKLADGKLTAKYGRK, from the coding sequence ATGCGATTCAATATTAAGGTGGCAGCACTACTTTTTGCGCTTTCCGCGAGTTCCGCGTTTGCCGCCGATTTGAAAGTTAGCAGTAGTTCCATTAAAGAAGGCGGAGTCATAACAAACGCTCAAGTTTTTAATGGATTCGGTTGCTCCGGAGACAACGTTTCACCGGATCTCCAATGGACTGGTGCGCCTAAAGACACCAAATTCTTTGCCGTAACCGTCTATGATCCGGATGCACCTACCGGAAGCGGTTGGTGGCATTGGGTAATCTTCAATATTCCTGCCGATGTGACGAGCCTTGAATCAAAGGCGGGAAATGAAAGAGGAACTCTGCCGAAAGGTGCAATCCAAAGTCGTACCGATTTCGGAAAGCCAGGATACGGAGGTCCTTGTCCTCCTGCCGGAGACAAACCTCACAAATATATTTTCAGAGTAATCGCTTTGAAAGATAAGATTCCGCTAGACCAAGACGCCTCCGGCGCCTTAGTCGGATTCTATATAAATTCGATGAAGTTAGCCGATGGAAAACTAACCGCTAAATACGGAAGAAAATAA
- a CDS encoding helix-turn-helix transcriptional regulator, producing the protein MKRTITSRDGVGITASVRQKFELYLSRVVTELPTLVFVKKGTKIMRREGVEYIVREGEAVAIAGGQSFDVVNAPENGEFEASWLAFHPDIIKQFSEMQYSFTPIEIAFTMTSLKSGFLEAFELAIESITTSRSIPSGIAAHRVSEVLLWLGEYGKRFQISSHTKLAHKVRSVLNSDPANDWSAANIANQMKISEATLRRKLASESVSFSELLIDVRMSRALSLLQSTDLSIGEIAKEVGYESPSRFAVRFRERFGHSPADFRRSIVQNERIGTAFDRV; encoded by the coding sequence ATGAAACGAACGATAACTTCGCGCGACGGTGTCGGGATCACTGCCTCCGTTAGGCAGAAATTCGAATTATACCTTTCAAGGGTGGTAACGGAGTTGCCGACTCTCGTTTTCGTTAAGAAAGGAACAAAAATAATGCGGCGAGAGGGCGTTGAATATATAGTAAGGGAAGGGGAAGCCGTTGCCATAGCAGGGGGACAGTCTTTCGACGTCGTCAATGCACCCGAGAACGGAGAATTCGAAGCTTCATGGTTGGCGTTTCATCCGGATATAATTAAGCAATTCAGTGAAATGCAATATTCTTTCACGCCGATTGAAATAGCGTTTACAATGACGTCCCTAAAATCGGGATTTTTAGAAGCCTTCGAACTCGCGATCGAATCCATAACAACCAGTCGAAGTATTCCTTCAGGCATTGCCGCTCATCGAGTAAGCGAAGTCTTACTTTGGTTAGGCGAATACGGAAAACGATTTCAAATTTCCTCACATACCAAGTTAGCCCACAAAGTAAGATCAGTGCTTAATTCCGATCCTGCAAACGATTGGTCAGCCGCGAATATCGCGAATCAAATGAAGATCAGCGAGGCGACTTTACGTAGAAAGCTGGCGTCGGAGAGCGTATCTTTTTCCGAATTGTTAATAGACGTGCGAATGTCTCGCGCCTTGTCATTATTGCAATCGACGGATTTATCGATAGGTGAGATCGCCAAGGAAGTCGGATACGAATCTCCGTCTCGCTTTGCGGTTCGATTTAGGGAGAGGTTCGGTCATTCTCCCGCCGATTTTCGGAGAAGTATAGTGCAGAATGAGCGGATCGGCACAGCCTTTGATCGAGTTTGA
- a CDS encoding enoyl-CoA hydratase-related protein: MSQQTVLTHVLPVKNGNIFEIIINRPEVHNCVNGETAELLLAAWKRFRDDTDLTVAILRGNGEKSFCAGADLNALETLMDINGTNDEIRHWVKNSTGPMGGSRVVQRKPVITVSQGYTYAGGLELFCHGHIRIAEKQAMFSVACRRWGVPLADGGTVYLPWLIGPGSALPLIITGQRIRAERAQAIGLVWEIVPKGKGIERARRYAEQICSVPRDALMADLSSAIDGYGRPIEEALEIEARGIYPVVTSDSFREGVSNFQKGERFWFR; this comes from the coding sequence ATGAGTCAGCAAACCGTTCTTACACATGTTCTTCCCGTAAAAAATGGAAACATTTTCGAAATTATCATCAATCGTCCGGAGGTCCATAATTGCGTAAACGGGGAAACTGCAGAACTTCTTCTCGCCGCATGGAAACGGTTCCGAGACGATACCGATCTAACGGTAGCAATCCTGCGAGGAAACGGCGAAAAATCGTTTTGTGCCGGCGCAGATCTGAACGCCTTGGAAACTCTTATGGATATCAACGGAACAAACGATGAAATTCGGCATTGGGTAAAAAATTCGACGGGTCCGATGGGCGGCTCTAGAGTCGTGCAACGAAAACCGGTCATAACGGTTTCACAAGGCTATACATATGCCGGCGGGCTCGAATTATTTTGCCATGGACATATCCGAATTGCGGAAAAGCAGGCAATGTTTTCCGTAGCGTGCCGACGTTGGGGGGTTCCCCTTGCAGACGGCGGAACGGTTTATCTCCCCTGGTTAATAGGGCCTGGATCCGCTTTGCCTTTAATTATTACCGGCCAACGAATTCGAGCGGAAAGAGCGCAGGCAATCGGGCTTGTATGGGAAATTGTTCCCAAGGGGAAAGGAATCGAAAGAGCAAGACGCTACGCCGAACAAATTTGCTCCGTTCCTAGAGACGCGTTAATGGCGGATTTATCCTCCGCAATAGACGGATATGGACGGCCGATAGAGGAAGCTTTGGAAATAGAGGCGAGAGGTATTTATCCTGTGGTAACGAGCGATTCATTCCGCGAGGGTGTTTCTAACTTTCAAAAGGGGGAACGTTTTTGGTTTCGATAA
- a CDS encoding DUF2461 domain-containing protein yields the protein MHKQVLDFLKNLSKNNNRDWFKKNEIIYRSSLNEFYEFVEDLILGIQTFDPSIRNRSAKECVFRIYKDVRFSKDKSPYKTNFGAWIGTAGKKEASAGYYIHVAPGESMVAGGLYLPPSPALLSVRNAIASDSKELRSIIGAKSFKNQFKELEGERLNSAPKGFSKDHPDIDLLRLKSFIAIRKFSDKEVLDDHFVKLCLKSFEQMLPLNRFLNKAIKL from the coding sequence ATGCATAAACAAGTATTGGATTTCTTAAAGAATCTATCCAAGAATAATAATAGGGATTGGTTCAAGAAAAATGAAATAATTTATCGCTCCTCATTAAACGAATTTTATGAATTTGTGGAAGATCTGATTCTTGGAATACAAACTTTCGATCCGAGTATCCGAAATCGAAGCGCGAAAGAATGCGTGTTCCGAATCTATAAGGATGTAAGATTTTCGAAGGACAAATCGCCCTATAAAACCAATTTCGGAGCCTGGATCGGTACTGCAGGTAAAAAGGAAGCTTCGGCGGGTTATTATATTCACGTAGCTCCGGGAGAGTCGATGGTCGCCGGAGGACTATATCTCCCGCCCTCTCCGGCATTACTTTCCGTTCGAAACGCAATCGCATCGGATTCAAAGGAGCTCCGAAGTATAATCGGAGCAAAGAGTTTTAAAAATCAATTTAAGGAACTTGAAGGGGAACGATTAAACTCCGCCCCGAAAGGATTTTCGAAAGATCACCCCGATATCGATTTACTCCGCTTGAAAAGCTTCATCGCGATCCGCAAATTCAGCGATAAAGAAGTGTTAGACGACCATTTCGTTAAACTTTGCCTAAAATCTTTCGAACAAATGCTTCCACTCAATCGATTTTTAAACAAAGCCATAAAACTCTGA
- a CDS encoding glycosyltransferase, producing MNNIDLKDTPPKNIFMLGWEYPPHIAGGLGVACKGIVNSLSKLGHTIFLLVPKLYGDEEQIDGVNLLDINSGWELLNQEDQNELIQAHSFNAQQTSDTLNFSPYSTFIGGNDQTRLYSETFERTSGKDKIEIKKNSATAALPIHISGGYGPVIFQDIHKYADFAAKVASVLQPDIIHAHDWMTFPAAKKIQTKLTAETILHFHATEYDRSGENQNDYIKLIEKDACEFSDKIITVSDYTKSLLQERYEADPAKIFVAHNGVSENSESEHVEDPEMIIDDAIVLFLGRITYQKGPDYFIQAAAKIIREVPNVRFVMAGTGDLHHRMIELSADLGIGKHFHYTGYLNKESAHRLYEISDLYIMPSVSEPFGLTALEAMSHNLPVILSNQSGVSEVVNQCLKVNFWDTDELAAKTIALLKSRTLRDHMGHEAKKDASKLTWHKNAKRIEEVYRSKV from the coding sequence GTGAACAATATCGATCTAAAAGATACGCCTCCAAAAAATATATTCATGCTAGGATGGGAATACCCTCCTCATATCGCAGGAGGGCTTGGCGTTGCCTGCAAAGGAATCGTGAATTCCTTATCGAAATTAGGGCACACCATATTCTTGCTGGTTCCTAAACTCTATGGAGACGAGGAGCAAATCGACGGCGTCAATTTACTAGACATAAATTCTGGATGGGAACTTCTTAATCAAGAAGACCAAAACGAATTAATTCAAGCCCATTCCTTCAATGCTCAGCAAACCAGCGATACTCTAAATTTCTCGCCTTATAGCACGTTTATCGGCGGAAACGATCAAACTCGGCTATATTCGGAAACTTTCGAAAGAACCTCGGGCAAAGATAAGATAGAAATAAAGAAGAACTCCGCTACCGCAGCTCTTCCGATACACATATCCGGCGGTTACGGTCCGGTCATATTTCAGGATATCCATAAATATGCGGATTTTGCAGCCAAAGTTGCAAGCGTATTGCAGCCGGATATAATTCATGCTCACGATTGGATGACATTTCCTGCGGCTAAAAAAATCCAAACCAAACTGACGGCAGAAACAATATTACATTTTCATGCCACTGAATACGACAGATCCGGCGAAAATCAAAACGATTACATAAAGCTTATAGAAAAGGATGCCTGCGAATTCTCCGATAAAATCATAACTGTAAGCGATTACACTAAGAGCTTATTACAAGAAAGATACGAGGCTGATCCCGCAAAAATTTTCGTCGCCCATAATGGAGTATCCGAAAACTCGGAATCGGAACACGTCGAGGATCCGGAGATGATTATCGACGATGCCATCGTACTATTTTTAGGACGCATTACATATCAAAAAGGTCCGGATTACTTTATTCAAGCCGCGGCGAAAATCATTCGCGAAGTGCCGAATGTCCGGTTTGTCATGGCAGGCACCGGAGATCTTCATCATAGAATGATCGAGTTGTCCGCCGATTTAGGAATCGGAAAGCATTTTCACTATACAGGATATTTAAATAAAGAAAGCGCGCACCGGCTTTATGAGATAAGCGACCTTTATATCATGCCTTCGGTTTCAGAGCCGTTCGGCTTAACCGCCTTGGAGGCAATGTCGCATAATCTTCCTGTTATATTATCAAACCAATCCGGAGTAAGCGAAGTCGTCAATCAATGCTTAAAAGTTAACTTTTGGGACACTGATGAACTGGCGGCTAAAACGATAGCTTTACTCAAAAGTAGAACGTTAAGAGACCATATGGGGCACGAAGCCAAGAAAGATGCCTCAAAACTCACCTGGCATAAGAATGCAAAAAGAATCGAAGAAGTGTATAGGAGTAAAGTATGA
- a CDS encoding glycoside hydrolase family 57 protein: protein MISVCFYFEVHQPFRLKPYGFFQIGKDDTYFDDEKNSVILRKVAEKCYLPTTQLLLDLIREHKDEFNFTFSISGTAIEQFKKWCPAVLDQFKRLADTGNVEFLAETYYHSLSSLFSEREFYRHVQKHRKTIKRELGVLPEAFRNTELIYSNRIGSLVRNMGYSVMLMEGVDRLLDWRSPNFLYKAKYEPGLNLMLKNYRLSDDIAFRFSERSWSAYPLKADKFSNWVHSVAGNGECVNLFMDFETFGEHQWADSGIFEFLKLLPSEIKKHPDFKFNTVSRAAENYYPIGDIDTHEPVSWADMERDTSAWLGNSMQRQALEAVYELEDKVYSFGDEELLDTYGKLQTSDHFYYMCTKYFNDGDVHKYFSPYSSPYDAYIYYMNVLQDFRQKLKRRTSAPAPKAKLLQEA from the coding sequence ATGATATCAGTATGTTTTTATTTCGAGGTCCATCAACCGTTTCGCCTAAAGCCGTACGGGTTTTTCCAAATAGGAAAGGACGATACCTATTTCGATGATGAAAAGAATTCCGTGATTTTAAGGAAGGTTGCCGAAAAATGCTACTTACCGACCACGCAATTACTTCTGGATTTGATTCGCGAACACAAGGATGAGTTCAATTTTACGTTTTCAATTTCCGGAACTGCTATTGAACAGTTTAAGAAATGGTGCCCGGCAGTCCTGGACCAATTCAAACGGCTGGCGGATACCGGTAATGTAGAATTTCTTGCGGAAACGTATTACCACTCGCTCTCAAGTCTATTCTCTGAAAGGGAGTTTTATAGACACGTTCAAAAACACAGAAAGACGATTAAACGCGAACTTGGAGTTTTGCCGGAAGCATTCCGCAATACGGAATTAATATATTCCAATCGGATCGGAAGTTTAGTAAGAAATATGGGATATTCAGTGATGCTGATGGAAGGCGTTGATAGACTTCTGGATTGGAGAAGTCCTAATTTCCTTTATAAAGCTAAATACGAACCTGGCTTAAACTTAATGCTAAAAAATTATCGTTTAAGCGACGATATCGCGTTTCGTTTTTCCGAAAGAAGCTGGAGCGCTTATCCGTTGAAAGCGGACAAATTTTCGAATTGGGTTCATTCGGTCGCGGGAAACGGAGAATGTGTTAATCTGTTCATGGACTTTGAAACATTCGGCGAACATCAGTGGGCGGATTCCGGAATCTTCGAATTCCTTAAACTGTTGCCGTCGGAGATAAAAAAACATCCCGATTTTAAATTCAACACAGTCTCGAGAGCGGCGGAGAATTATTATCCGATCGGCGATATCGATACTCATGAGCCCGTTTCCTGGGCAGATATGGAGAGAGATACTTCTGCTTGGTTAGGCAACTCGATGCAGCGCCAAGCCCTAGAAGCCGTATACGAGCTTGAGGATAAGGTCTATAGTTTCGGAGACGAAGAGCTGCTGGATACCTACGGAAAATTACAAACCTCGGATCATTTTTATTATATGTGCACCAAGTATTTTAACGACGGCGATGTACATAAATATTTTAGTCCGTATTCTTCTCCGTACGATGCATATATCTATTATATGAACGTTTTACAGGATTTTCGTCAGAAACTTAAAAGAAGGACCTCTGCCCCGGCGCCGAAAGCAAAACTCCTACAGGAAGCTTGA